A single Solidesulfovibrio fructosivorans JJ] DNA region contains:
- a CDS encoding NADH-quinone oxidoreductase subunit C has product MNQALLEKLHPACSAPLDFAATGCVFSVTLTAETVHDAVAVLFAEGYLLEDVMASDLEEGFEVAYHLSLLDGANRIVLRLTVPHDNPTVPTVTDIFTGADWHERECFDFYGIIFSGHPNLHHLLLPEDSDIAPLVKTEKARKSLADLVPLSYLVDCGLAEPEPEPKEKAKPAPAAPKAVKDAQG; this is encoded by the coding sequence ATGAACCAGGCCCTTCTCGAAAAACTCCATCCGGCCTGCTCCGCGCCCCTGGATTTTGCCGCCACGGGCTGCGTGTTCTCCGTCACCCTGACGGCGGAAACCGTCCACGACGCCGTGGCCGTGCTCTTCGCCGAAGGCTACCTGCTCGAGGACGTCATGGCCTCCGACCTGGAAGAGGGCTTCGAGGTGGCCTACCACCTGAGCCTTCTCGACGGGGCCAACCGCATCGTGCTGCGCCTGACCGTGCCCCACGACAACCCCACGGTGCCGACGGTGACCGACATCTTCACCGGAGCCGACTGGCACGAGCGGGAATGTTTCGATTTTTACGGCATCATCTTTTCCGGCCATCCGAACCTGCACCACCTGCTTCTCCCTGAGGACAGCGACATCGCGCCGCTGGTCAAAACGGAGAAGGCTCGCAAGTCCCTGGCCGATCTCGTGCCGCTTTCCTATCTCGTCGACTGCGGGCTGGCCGAGCCCGAGCCCGAGCCCAAGGAAAAGGCCAAACCCGCGCCGGCGGCCCCCAAAGCCGTCAAGGACGCCCAGGGCTAG
- a CDS encoding NADH-quinone oxidoreductase subunit D codes for MQAFDPNSLRGDLVSARFEPGPTEDKLVLSLGPQHPSTHGVLRIMLELDGEYIVRAEPVLGYIHRMHEWMAEQKTYMQFMPNMGRVDYLHPMAWNWAWAGAVERLMGLEVPERAEYIRVAVTELNRISSHLLWWGAYLLDLGAFTPIMYAFDDREQILDILQDVTGSRLTYSYFTIGGVYGDVPADFASRCLAFTRRLRSRLPMYRDLVTDNVILRGRCEGIGVMDVELARRYGATGPVIRGSGAPVDTRRAEPYGVYNRFDFRIPNYPEGDAMARYMVRLDELVTSCDIIDQAVQDLPEGPIQTKVAKTLKPPKGEASFAVEGARGKILIHVRSDGGPKPYRVKLRAPGFTNLNVFSELAEGTLLADAVSILGSLDLVIPEIDR; via the coding sequence ATGCAAGCCTTCGATCCGAATTCCTTGCGGGGCGATCTCGTCTCCGCGCGGTTCGAGCCCGGACCGACCGAGGACAAGCTCGTTTTGAGCCTGGGGCCGCAGCATCCCTCCACGCACGGCGTGTTGCGCATCATGCTCGAACTCGACGGCGAGTACATTGTGCGCGCCGAACCGGTGCTCGGCTACATCCACCGCATGCACGAGTGGATGGCAGAACAAAAGACCTACATGCAGTTCATGCCCAACATGGGCCGGGTGGACTATCTCCATCCCATGGCCTGGAACTGGGCCTGGGCCGGCGCGGTGGAGCGCCTGATGGGGCTTGAGGTCCCGGAGCGCGCCGAATACATCCGCGTGGCCGTGACGGAGCTTAACCGCATCAGCTCGCATCTGCTCTGGTGGGGCGCCTATCTCCTCGACCTCGGGGCGTTTACCCCCATCATGTACGCTTTCGACGATCGCGAGCAGATCCTCGACATCCTCCAGGACGTCACGGGTTCGCGCCTGACCTATTCCTACTTCACAATCGGCGGGGTGTACGGCGACGTTCCGGCCGACTTCGCCTCGCGCTGCCTGGCCTTCACCAGGCGTCTGCGGTCGCGGCTGCCCATGTACCGCGATCTGGTCACGGACAACGTGATCCTGCGCGGGCGTTGCGAAGGCATCGGTGTGATGGACGTGGAGCTGGCCCGCCGCTACGGCGCCACCGGCCCCGTGATCCGCGGCTCGGGCGCGCCCGTGGACACCCGCCGGGCCGAGCCCTACGGCGTCTACAACCGTTTCGATTTCCGCATCCCGAACTACCCCGAGGGCGACGCCATGGCCCGCTACATGGTGCGTCTCGATGAGCTGGTCACGAGCTGCGACATCATCGACCAGGCCGTCCAGGATCTGCCCGAGGGCCCGATCCAGACCAAGGTCGCCAAGACCCTCAAGCCCCCCAAGGGCGAGGCCTCTTTCGCCGTGGAAGGCGCGCGCGGCAAGATCCTCATCCACGTGCGCTCCGACGGCGGCCCCAAGCCCTATCGGGTGAAGCTGCGCGCCCCGGGCTTTACCAATCTGAACGTCTTCAGCGAGCTGGCCGAGGGCACGCTCCTGGCCGACGCGGTGTCCATTCTGGGCAGCCTTGACCTTGTCATCCCGGAGATCGACCGATGA
- the nuoH gene encoding NADH-quinone oxidoreductase subunit NuoH: MNMDMLLSLDYPLTRLVIGLLCLFAFIGLNGLVLVWVERKVAGHCQYRPGPLHVGPHGLLQPLVDALKLMGKQLVSPARCDKVLFWTAPLLAFAPVTICLLPLPYGPNLTTIPLNLGLVLILAFSGLGVLSLILAGWGSNNKFGLLGAARSVAQSVAYEVPLLLSVMAVALTAGSLDLYTISAQQGGWPWQWYGVKNPLAFFIFLICAVAETNRAPFDLPEAESELTAGFHTEYSGMGFGLFFLAEYANMIVVAGVAAALFLGGWQGPFLPGVWWFLVKIYCVLFFIIWLRWTYPRVRFDQLLNLSWKWLTPLALIDLALTVVVVTGFGG; the protein is encoded by the coding sequence ATGAACATGGACATGCTTTTAAGCCTCGATTATCCGCTGACGCGGCTGGTCATCGGCCTGCTGTGCCTCTTTGCCTTCATCGGCTTAAACGGCCTGGTGCTGGTCTGGGTCGAGCGCAAGGTGGCCGGCCATTGCCAATACCGGCCTGGGCCCCTGCACGTCGGTCCCCATGGCCTGCTCCAGCCGCTGGTCGACGCGCTCAAGCTCATGGGCAAGCAGCTCGTGTCCCCGGCCCGCTGCGACAAGGTCCTTTTCTGGACCGCGCCGCTTCTGGCCTTCGCCCCGGTGACCATCTGCCTGCTGCCGCTGCCCTATGGCCCCAACCTGACGACCATTCCGCTCAACCTCGGGCTGGTGCTCATCCTGGCCTTTTCCGGGCTTGGCGTGCTGTCGTTGATTCTGGCCGGCTGGGGCTCCAACAACAAGTTCGGCCTGCTCGGCGCGGCCCGTTCCGTGGCCCAGTCCGTGGCCTACGAGGTGCCGCTGCTCCTGTCGGTCATGGCCGTGGCCCTGACCGCCGGGTCGCTCGACCTCTACACCATCTCGGCCCAGCAGGGCGGCTGGCCCTGGCAGTGGTACGGCGTCAAAAACCCCCTGGCCTTTTTCATCTTCCTGATCTGCGCCGTGGCCGAGACCAACCGCGCCCCCTTCGACCTGCCGGAAGCCGAATCGGAACTCACGGCCGGCTTCCACACGGAATATTCTGGCATGGGCTTCGGCCTTTTCTTCCTGGCCGAATACGCCAACATGATCGTGGTCGCGGGCGTTGCCGCCGCGCTGTTCCTGGGCGGCTGGCAAGGACCGTTTCTGCCCGGCGTGTGGTGGTTTCTGGTCAAGATCTACTGCGTGCTCTTCTTCATCATCTGGCTGCGTTGGACGTATCCGCGCGTGCGCTTCGACCAGCTTCTTAACCTCAGCTGGAAGTGGCTCACGCCCCTGGCGCTGATCGACCTTGCCCTGACCGTGGTCGTCGTGACGGGATTTGGAGGCTGA
- a CDS encoding 4Fe-4S binding protein, which yields MSQLSQLIGEAYTGLKSLVIGLGVTGKALCEPGVTVIYPKEEVDNLATFRGHVELIGKDEDPAVARCVACGACVKACPSNCISVLCPVPVKEGEADTGKLGPAPQKGSKTPAKFIVDFSLCSLCGQCARACPVDSLRFCHDAYMVAFDRKAFEFELVSRLREQAADAAPGSAVKDAETADTPAA from the coding sequence ATGTCGCAACTTTCGCAACTTATCGGGGAAGCCTACACGGGGCTTAAAAGCCTGGTCATCGGGCTTGGCGTGACGGGCAAGGCGCTGTGCGAGCCCGGCGTGACCGTGATCTATCCCAAAGAGGAAGTGGACAACCTGGCCACCTTTCGCGGCCATGTGGAGCTGATCGGCAAGGACGAGGACCCGGCCGTGGCGCGTTGCGTGGCTTGCGGGGCCTGCGTCAAGGCCTGCCCGTCGAACTGCATCTCGGTGCTGTGCCCTGTGCCGGTCAAGGAAGGCGAGGCGGACACGGGTAAGCTGGGGCCCGCGCCCCAAAAGGGCAGCAAGACGCCGGCCAAGTTCATCGTCGATTTCTCGCTTTGCAGCCTGTGCGGCCAATGTGCCCGGGCCTGCCCGGTGGATTCGCTGCGCTTTTGCCACGACGCCTACATGGTGGCCTTTGACCGCAAGGCGTTCGAGTTTGAGTTGGTTTCCCGGCTGCGCGAGCAGGCGGCGGATGCTGCTCCGGGCAGCGCGGTAAAGGACGCCGAAACGGCCGATACCCCGGCGGCGTAA